In the Geitlerinema sp. PCC 9228 genome, one interval contains:
- a CDS encoding radical SAM protein has protein sequence MAKSEYEGYTSKKATVRLREKFGSASVYNQKAQSILTKATGYIGSYDFTLNPYRGCQYGCSYCYAAAFSPNPRMRRDWGKWVLVKENAAQQLDKELAKWFEKCPDTPPSIYMSSVTDPYQPIEAKDKITRRLLEVMVEYQPTLVIQTRSPMLVRDLDLLQQLERLRVNISIPTGSEKVRRDFEPQTPSIVARFQAAEKLRYGIDMLRGYVPKISITVTPVLPTLLEDEPAFMRRLQVADRVVVQQFHASKNQSLVAVTRKEAEAIKRRYAWWFDKENECYEGFKKRLFDRLEGIVDDIQEGRQGFGYE, from the coding sequence ATGGCCAAATCAGAATACGAAGGCTATACCAGCAAAAAAGCGACCGTTCGCTTGCGAGAAAAATTTGGTAGTGCCAGCGTTTATAACCAAAAGGCACAATCAATCCTAACAAAAGCTACGGGATATATTGGGAGTTACGATTTTACCTTAAATCCCTATCGGGGATGTCAGTATGGATGTAGCTACTGCTATGCAGCGGCTTTTAGTCCCAATCCCAGAATGCGTCGCGATTGGGGAAAGTGGGTGTTGGTGAAGGAAAATGCTGCCCAACAGTTAGACAAAGAACTAGCTAAGTGGTTTGAAAAATGTCCCGACACGCCGCCTAGTATCTACATGAGTTCGGTAACTGACCCGTACCAACCCATCGAAGCTAAGGATAAAATAACGCGACGGTTGCTGGAAGTGATGGTAGAATACCAACCTACTTTGGTAATTCAGACGCGCAGTCCCATGTTGGTGAGGGATTTGGATTTGTTGCAGCAGTTGGAACGGTTGCGGGTCAATATTAGCATTCCCACCGGTAGCGAGAAAGTACGCCGGGATTTTGAACCCCAAACACCCAGCATTGTGGCTAGGTTTCAAGCTGCGGAAAAGTTGCGCTACGGCATTGATATGTTGCGGGGATACGTTCCTAAGATTTCAATTACGGTGACGCCTGTGTTGCCGACGTTGCTTGAAGACGAACCAGCTTTTATGCGTCGTTTGCAAGTGGCGGATCGCGTGGTGGTGCAACAGTTTCATGCGAGTAAAAATCAATCTCTGGTGGCGGTAACTCGTAAGGAAGCTGAGGCGATCAAACGTCGGTATGCTTGGTGGTTCGATAAAGAAAATGAGTGCTATGAGGGGTTTAAGAAGCGATTATTTGATAGACTAGAAGGGATTGTAGATGATATTCAAGAAGGCAGGCAGGGGTTTGGTTATGAGTAA